The Zygosaccharomyces rouxii strain CBS732 chromosome A complete sequence genome window below encodes:
- the PLP2 gene encoding Plp2p (similar to uniprot|Q12017 Saccharomyces cerevisiae YOR281C) has translation MQNDPLVQVQVDESEDTEWNDILRQKGVIPEKPPSPTAQLEEALEEALNKQHENRLDDKDLSDLEELEDEEDEEFLNMYKQKRLKDIAKLQEKSKFGDVFEINKPEYHSEITEASMGGAKSGHENVEDAEGVYVFVHLSLQSKLQSRIVNHLFKSLAAKYREIKFVEINAHRAIENYPESNCPTILVYYKGDVLKNLITLLELGGNDTNLNDFEQFMVRVGALNEKDSRLIMNQDDEETREARKLNFAGKSIRSGIQGKFNLGTGAASDDEDEDDFFD, from the coding sequence ATGCAGAATGATCCATTAGTTCAGGTGCAAGTTGATGAGAGTGAAGATACCGAATGGAACGATATTTTGAGACAGAAGGGTGTGATTCCTGAGAAGCCACCATCACCAACTGCCCAACTGGAGGAGGCACTCGAAGAAGCGTTGAATAAACAGCATGAAAACAGATTAGATGATAAGGATTTATCAGATTTGGAAGAGctagaagatgaagaagatgaggagTTCTTAAACATGTACAAAcagaaaagattgaaagaCATTGCCAAATTACAGgagaaatcaaaatttggtgacGTATTTGAGATTAACAAACCGGAATATCACTCAGAAATTACAGAGGCAAGTATGGGTGGTGCAAAAAGTGGTCACGAAAATGTGGAAGACGCCGAGGGTGTATATGTATTTGTGCATCTGTCGCTACAGAGCAAACTGCAAAGTCGAATAGTGAAtcatcttttcaaatctttagCTGCAAAATACCGTGAGATTAAGTTTGTAGAGATCAATGCTCACAGGGCCATTGAAAATTATCCAGAATCTAATTGCCCGACAATTCTAGTCTATTATAAAGGTGATGTGCTTAAAAACCTGATAACCTTATTAGAATTAGGTGGTAATGATACGAACTTAAACGATTTTGAGCAGTTCATGGTTCGGGTTGGTGCTCTTAATGAAAAGGACAGTAGACTAATTATGAATCAAGATGACGAAGAGACTCGGGAAGCTAGAAAATTAAATTTTGCTGGTAAAAGCATTAGATCTGGTATCCAGGGAAAATTCAATTTGGGTACAGGAGCCGcttctgatgatgaagatgaagatgactTCTTTGATTAA